In the Gymnogyps californianus isolate 813 chromosome 3, ASM1813914v2, whole genome shotgun sequence genome, one interval contains:
- the FUT9 gene encoding 4-galactosyl-N-acetylglucosaminide 3-alpha-L-fucosyltransferase 9 — protein MTSTSKGIFRPFFIIFIVLGCFMAFILIYIKPTNSWISGPIESASSVLKMKSFFSSKTDNLNETTILIWVWPFGQTFDLTSCQTMFNIHGCHLTIDRSLYNRSHAVLIHHRDISWDLTNLPQQARPPFQKWIWMNLESPTHTPQKSGIEHLFNLTLTYRRDSDIQVPYGFMMVSTSSFTFEVPSKENLVCWVVSNWNPEHARVKYYNELSKYIEIHTYGQAFGDYVNDKNLIPTISTCKFYLSFENSIHKDYITEKLYNALLAGSVPVVLGPSRENYENYIPADSFIHVEDFLSPRELAEYLLMLDKNNKMYLSYFNWKKDFSVHLPRFWESHACLACDHVKRHQEYKSIGNLEKWFWN, from the coding sequence ATGACATCGACATCTAAAGGAATTTTCCGGccattttttattatcttcattGTCCTTGGTTGTTTCATGGCATTTATACTAATTTATATCAAACCAACAAATAGCTGGATCTCTGGTCCTATAGAATCAGCcagttcagttttgaaaatgaagagcttcttttcttccaaaactgaTAATCTTAATGAAACTACTATTTTGATCTGGGTTTGGCCATTTGGTCAGACATTCGATCTAACATCCTGCCAAACAATGTTCAATATCCATGGGTGCCATCTGACTATTGACCGCTCACTATATAACAGATCCCATGCTGTTCTCATTCATCACAGGGACATTAGCTGGGATCTGACTAATTTACCTCAGCAAGCCAGGCCACCATTCCAGAAGTGGATTTGGATGAACTTGGAGTCTCCAACTCATACTCCACAAAAGAGTGGCATTGAACACCTCTTTAACCTGACCCTGACTTATCGGCGTGATTCAGATATTCAGGTGCCTTATGGCTTCATGATGGTTAGTACAAGTTCCTTTACATTTGAAGTGCCAAGTAAGGAAAACTTGGTCTGTTGGGTTGTAAGTAACTGGAACCCTGAGCACGCTCGAGTCAAGTATTACAATGAGCTTAGCAAATACATTGAAATCCATACCTACGGACAAGCCTTTGGAGACTACGTCAATGACAAAAACTTGATTCCAACTATCTCCACTTGCAAATTCtacctttcctttgaaaattcaaTCCACAAAGATTACATTACTGAGAAACTTTACAATGCTCTTCTGGCTGGATCAGTACCAGTTGTACTGGGCCCTTCCAGAGAAAACTATGAGAATTACATTCCAGCAGACTCTTTCATACACGTGGAAGATTTTCTCTCCCCCAGAGAGCTGGCAGAATATCTTCTGATGCTTGACAAAAATAACAAGATGTACCTTAGTTATTTCAACTGGAAGAAGGATTTCTCAGTGCATCTTCCTAGGTTCTGGGAATCACACGCATGTCTTGCTTGTGATCATGTGAAAAGACACCAGGAATACAAGTCCATtggaaatttagaaaaatggttttggaattaa